The Mycolicibacterium flavescens genomic interval GCCGCCGACGGCCGATATCGACGAAGCGCGCGACGCGTTGAACGCGTGCGCGCAGCGGCTGGGGCTTGGCGCATGAGGCTGCGCACCGCCGATCGACTGGCGCTGGCCGACCTGGTGCACGTCTACGCCTCCGCCGTCGACGACCGCCGCTTCGACGATGTCGTCGAGCTGTTCACCGAGAACGCCGAGCTGCGGCTGCCGGACCCGCCGCGGGCGCTGGAGCCGGTGCGCCGCCACCAGGGCCGCGACGGGGTGCGGGCGGCGATGGCCTCATTGGCCGCGGTGCCCAGGACCGAACACGCGATCGTCGGCGAGGTGTACGCCGCGGCCGACGAACCCGACTACGCACTCGGCCGCATCACCTGCATCGCCCACCACTGGACGGTCAGCGACGGTCAGGCGTCCGATCTGGTGTGGCATCTGCGCTATGACGACGAGTACCTGCGGACACGGGCCGGCTGGCGAATCCACGGCCGCGCGTTGACGATCAATGCGATCGAGACGCGACCGGTGCGTCGTCTGCGATTGCCGCCAGCAACAGGTCCAGCAGGACCCGCTGACCCTTCAACAGCTTGGACCGAGCCTGCGCCACGGAAAACCAACCCACCCGGTCGATTTCGGGAAACTCCCTGATCGTGCCCGACCCTCTCGGCCACTCCATGGTGAACGTGTTGGAGAAGGTGCCGTCCAGGTCGAGGTCGCCGCGCACCGCGAATGCGGTGACGATCTTGCCGCTCGGCTGTTTGACGGGTGCGAACTCGATGCGCGGGCCTTCCGGCGGGCGCTTACCCAGTTCCTCTTCGAATTCACGGCGCGCGACGGCCCACGGGTCCTCGCCCTCGTCGTATTCGCCCTTGGGGATCGACCAGGCCCCTTCGTCCTTGCGCGCCCAGAACGGCCCGCCCGGGTGGCCGATGAGCACCTCGACTGCGCCGTCGCGCACCCGGTAGAGCAGCAGTCCCGCACTCAGCTTCGGCACGCCCTCATTTTTCCTTCCGCGAGCGACCGTGTCTGCACCGCGACACGCCGCGCCCAGGCGTACAAGAGAGATCGGTCGCGGACCGCGAGTGGCACGAGACGGTCAGCGCTAGTACTTGCGGTCGCCCTCGCTGCTGTCGAAGAAGTCCCAGTCGCCATCGTCGTTCTTGACCTCCATGCGCCAGCCGAGCTCGGGGTCGGCCTTCTGGTCGACGAACCAGGCGTGGGCGTCGTCGGCGCTCTCGATGTCCTTCGTGTCGACAACCTCGCCCTTGGGATTCAGCACGCGATAAGTAGCCATGCCGACACAGTTCCCCGGTTCAACGGGTTTGAATCAGCCGGCTTTCGGCGTCGGAATACCCTCGCTGGCCGAGAACTCCGCGTCCTCCTGCGTGGACAGCCCGAACGAGACGACGGGCCGGTCGAAGAACACATCGGTCAGATATGCCAGTGTTACCGCCCAGCGGTTGACGAACCGCGGAATGGCGTATACGTGGTAAGCCCGGGTCACGACCTTGGCGGGAAAGCCCGACAACTGGATGTTGAGCGGATTGGCCACGGCGTAGCGCGGGCCCAGGTCGACGACCAGCCCCATGTTGCGGTGCTTGTAACGCTTCGGCTTGCCCACACCGAGGCTGGCTGCGACATTGCGCGCCAACACCTTTCCCTGCCGGGTGGCGTGCTGGGCGGTCGGCGGCGTGATCTTGCCCGGCTGTGTGACGTCGGGCACCGCGGCGGCATCGCCCGCAGCGAATACCCCGGAATGGCCGGGAACCTGGAGCTCGGTGGTCACTTTCAGCCGGCCGCGCTCGGTCGGCAGCCCGAGCTTTTCGATCAGCGGCGCTCCCGTCACACCGGTGACCCACGCCACGGTATGGGTGCGGACCAGCGAATCATCGCTGAGCACAACGTGTTCGGCGTGCACTTCCTTGAGCGTGACCCCCAGCCGGACATCGATGCCACGCTCTTTGAGCACACGCTGCGCCGCAGCGCCCAACTTCTCCCCGACTTCCGGCATCACCTGCTCGGCGAGGTCGAGCAGCAGGAATTTGACTTCGCTCGGGTCGAAGCCCATCTGGTTGGCGGCCGAGTCGGCCAGCGCCCGCAGTTGCACCGCGAGTTCCGTCCCCGAGTACGACGCGCCGATCACGACGATCGTGCGCCGTGCCTGACGGCGGCCCGGATCGTCGTCGACGTCGGCCAGTTCGAGTTGCTGGATCACGTGATCGCGCAGATACAACGCCTCGGCGGTCGACTTGAGACCACGCGCGTGCTCGGCGAGGCCGGGCACGTCGAACAGCTTGGTGACCGAACCGGGCGTCAGCACCAGCCGATCCCATGACAGCGCGCGCGACCGTTCCTCGGGATCGGTGAACGTGACGGTGCGTCCTTTGAAGTCGACCTCGTCGACCCGGCCGCGGATCGCCTGCACGCCGCGTAAGGCGTTGGCCAGCGGGATCGCGACGAAGCGGGCATCGACCAAGCCGCCCGCGACGTCCGGCAACAGCGGCGTGTACAACATGTAGTCGACCGGCGAGATGAGTGAGATCTCGACGTCTGCGCGCTCTCTACGCAATTTCTTGGCCAGAGTCCGCGCACATTCGAAACCGGTGAAGCCGCTGCCGACGATTACCACGGAGGTCATGGGCCCGACTGTACGGAACCGGTCCCGGCGGGGAATGCTGGAGGCATGACGCGCCCGGAACCTCTGCGCCGATTCGATCCGTTCCGACCCATCGACATGTTGACCGCGTCGTGGTCGTCGGCCGCGGTAACGCCGGTCACCACAGGCGCCGCCGCGGCGTACCGCACGCTGTTCATGACGGTGCGCCGGCTGGTGGTGGGCAGGCGGCTCAGCGTCAAACTCGATGAGGCGGACCTGACGCTGACGGTCACCGAGTTCGACTCGCATCTCGACCCCCGCGGCCTGTCGGTCGGCCAGCTCAACGACGTCCGGCTCGCCGCACGCGACATCCGGTGCAACGAGGCGCGGTTCGACCATGCCACCGCGGTGTTGCACAACGTCCACATACGACCGACGGCACCACCGGTCCTGGTCGCGGCGCCCGTCGATCTGACGCTGGAGATTCCGGCGCCGGTTCTCGACGACGTGTTCCGTTGGGCCGCGCCGAGGCTCGCGGGCGCGATCGGCGCCGACGGTGTGGCCCGGCTGCGCCTTGCACGACGACCGGGGGCCGGCCACCTCGAGGTCGACGCCCATCTCGACGGCTCGACGCTGTGGCTCAAACCA includes:
- the yjlD_1 gene encoding NADH dehydrogenase, FAD-containing subunit is translated as MTSVVIVGSGFTGFECARTLAKKLRRERADVEISLISPVDYMLYTPLLPDVAGGLVDARFVAIPLANALRGVQAIRGRVDEVDFKGRTVTFTDPEERSRALSWDRLVLTPGSVTKLFDVPGLAEHARGLKSTAEALYLRDHVIQQLELADVDDDPGRRQARRTIVVIGASYSGTELAVQLRALADSAANQMGFDPSEVKFLLLDLAEQVMPEVGEKLGAAAQRVLKERGIDVRLGVTLKEVHAEHVVLSDDSLVRTHTVAWVTGVTGAPLIEKLGLPTERGRLKVTTELQVPGHSGVFAAGDAAAVPDVTQPGKITPPTAQHATRQGKVLARNVAASLGVGKPKRYKHRNMGLVVDLGPRYAVANPLNIQLSGFPAKVVTRAYHVYAIPRFVNRWAVTLAYLTDVFFDRPVVSFGLSTQEDAEFSASEGIPTPKAG
- a CDS encoding putative NTP pyrophosphohydrolase, with the translated sequence MPKLSAGLLLYRVRDGAVEVLIGHPGGPFWARKDEGAWSIPKGEYDEGEDPWAVARREFEEELGKRPPEGPRIEFAPVKQPSGKIVTAFAVRGDLDLDGTFSNTFTMEWPRGSGTIREFPEIDRVGWFSVAQARSKLLKGQRVLLDLLLAAIADDAPVASRSH
- a CDS encoding Conserved exported protein of uncharacterised function, which translates into the protein MTRPEPLRRFDPFRPIDMLTASWSSAAVTPVTTGAAAAYRTLFMTVRRLVVGRRLSVKLDEADLTLTVTEFDSHLDPRGLSVGQLNDVRLAARDIRCNEARFDHATAVLHNVHIRPTAPPVLVAAPVDLTLEIPAPVLDDVFRWAAPRLAGAIGADGVARLRLARRPGAGHLEVDAHLDGSTLWLKPRCITFRRTRCPLPARTPAYPVRLPELPHGVQLTGISFAPGVVRLSASVAEWRMDLPLTRLEDILGQLSAVGRPLQLSRLGRLL
- a CDS encoding Ketosteroid isomerase-related protein, encoding MRLRTADRLALADLVHVYASAVDDRRFDDVVELFTENAELRLPDPPRALEPVRRHQGRDGVRAAMASLAAVPRTEHAIVGEVYAAADEPDYALGRITCIAHHWTVSDGQASDLVWHLRYDDEYLRTRAGWRIHGRALTINAIETRPVRRLRLPPATGPAGPADPSTAWTEPAPRKTNPPGRFRETP